A region of Streptomyces halobius DNA encodes the following proteins:
- a CDS encoding alpha/beta fold hydrolase, producing the protein MQAIPFLATPVISTSLFPAPLLVAPLALAPLVFARIRSVPRQCARTLSTRVSALFLRSTAVDLAILAGHLLLYPTGISQEQPAHRPTPQSTPTPQRTPGAGPPPGSEPDTPGNAPSPTSDSPPLLPTAGRARPPVLLLHGFIDNRSVFVLLRRSLLRYGWPHVEALNYSPLTCDLRKAAELLGRHVEEVCARTGHPRVDIVGHSLGGLIARYYVQRFGGDARVRTLITLGTPHSGTRAVPLMSAHPIVRQMRPDSDVIAELSLPAPHCRTRFLAFWSDEDQIMVPTETARIDHPDLAAHNVHVAGVGHLALPVSGTVAAGIRDALSSADATGEDESAVSVA; encoded by the coding sequence ATGCAGGCCATACCCTTTCTCGCCACGCCCGTTATCTCCACCTCCTTGTTCCCCGCGCCGCTGCTCGTCGCGCCGCTGGCGTTGGCGCCGCTGGTCTTCGCGCGGATCCGCTCGGTGCCGCGTCAGTGCGCACGCACGCTCTCCACCCGCGTCTCCGCCCTCTTCCTCCGCAGCACCGCCGTGGACCTGGCGATCCTCGCCGGCCATCTGCTCCTCTACCCGACCGGCATCTCCCAGGAGCAGCCCGCCCACCGGCCTACACCACAGTCCACTCCCACACCACAGCGCACTCCCGGCGCGGGACCGCCCCCGGGCTCCGAGCCGGACACCCCGGGCAACGCCCCCTCCCCCACCTCCGACTCCCCTCCGCTCCTCCCGACGGCGGGCCGCGCCCGGCCGCCCGTCCTCCTGCTCCACGGCTTCATCGACAACCGTTCCGTCTTCGTGCTGCTGCGCCGCTCGCTGCTCCGCTACGGCTGGCCCCATGTCGAGGCGCTCAACTACTCCCCGCTGACCTGCGATCTCCGCAAGGCCGCCGAGCTCCTGGGCCGGCATGTGGAAGAGGTGTGCGCACGGACCGGCCACCCCCGGGTGGACATCGTGGGCCACAGCCTCGGCGGGCTCATCGCCCGCTACTACGTACAGCGCTTCGGTGGCGACGCCCGCGTCCGCACCCTGATCACGCTCGGCACTCCGCACTCCGGCACCCGTGCCGTGCCCCTGATGTCGGCACACCCCATCGTCCGCCAGATGCGCCCCGATTCCGATGTGATCGCCGAACTGTCACTTCCGGCGCCGCATTGCCGGACGCGGTTCCTCGCGTTCTGGAGCGACGAGGACCAGATCATGGTGCCGACCGAAACGGCCCGGATCGATCACCCGGATCTGGCCGCCCACAATGTGCATGTCGCCGGTGTCGGACATCTCGCACTTCCGGTCAGTGGCACCGTCGCGGCCGGCATACGCGACGCACTCTCCTCGGCGGACGCGACGGGAGAAGACGAGAGCGCTGTTTCGGTGGCGTGA
- a CDS encoding DUF5682 family protein, with the protein MSGGDTGVLAEAARAKPSAGGGGPLLLGVRHHGPGSARAVRAALEQCAPGAVLIEGPPEADELVPLAGRESMRPPVALLAHVLDDPGRAAFWPLAEFSPEWVALRWAQEHDVPVRFIDLPAAHSLAMAAVEEAEADRQGTGRGAIPAGVVEDADDPGAAGRPGQASGTERPGEPGGMSSEGGDDVTSGNGSDGGAGGNSGTRSDDSGGGDNSARSGGDDGSDTGDDSDDRADVRIDPIGVLAEAAGYDDAERWWEDVVEHRGARRPGADALAPFAALAEAMGELRAVYGEGGHDRDPVREAHMRLRIRAARREFGDRIAVVCGAWHVPALARRSTVTADRRLLKGLPKVKATVTWVPWTHRRLARRSGYGAGISSPGWYGHLFSAPDRPIERWMTKVAGLLREEDYAVSSAHVIEAVRLAEGLATMRGRPLAGLAEVDDAVRAVMGDGSDAPSSLIHDRLVVGEVLGEVPEDAPAVPLRRDIARGQRALRLKPEAAEREVELDLRKEPDAARSRLLHRLRLLGIPWGEPARSRGSTGTFRETWRLCWEPELSVRVAEAGIWGTTVLSAATAKAASDATGAGALAEVTALAERCLLAELPDALPVVMRALSDRAAVDADVGHLAQALPALVRSVRYGDVRGTDGAALREVATGLAERVFVGLPPACVGLDDEGATEMRGHLDATHQAVGLLGQLTTEDGTGDGRGNGKGTDTETAALRTRWAGVLRAVSGRDTVAGLIRGRAARLLLDDGQLGEGGAERLMGLALSPGTPPGDAAGWIEGFVGGGEGGGMLLVHDDRLLALVDGWLTTVPATAFTDVLPLLRRTFSEYEPGVRRTLGELVRRGPATASRRPAGDGEEAAAPGFGPGLDRDRAAAVLPTLRLLLGIGTGQEDGSEDRTEDGSEDGTKEGTAAPNVLESEPRSDTTRNTRNTRSNATRDTRSDATRDSRSDTTQSTPVTKSMPTTQTTPTTQTIRDTRSDRSTTRNAAGAIRHNNLSGAAR; encoded by the coding sequence ATGAGCGGGGGAGACACGGGCGTCCTCGCGGAGGCGGCGCGGGCGAAGCCGTCGGCGGGTGGCGGCGGGCCGTTGCTGCTCGGGGTGCGGCATCACGGCCCCGGGTCGGCGCGGGCGGTGCGGGCCGCGCTGGAGCAGTGCGCGCCCGGTGCGGTGCTGATCGAGGGCCCGCCGGAGGCCGACGAACTGGTGCCGCTGGCCGGGCGGGAGAGCATGCGGCCGCCGGTGGCGCTGCTCGCCCATGTGCTCGACGATCCGGGGCGCGCGGCGTTCTGGCCGCTGGCCGAGTTCTCCCCGGAGTGGGTGGCGCTCCGGTGGGCTCAGGAGCATGACGTCCCGGTCCGCTTCATCGATCTGCCCGCGGCGCATTCCCTGGCGATGGCAGCGGTTGAGGAGGCGGAGGCGGATCGCCAAGGCACGGGGAGAGGAGCGATACCGGCCGGGGTGGTGGAGGACGCCGACGATCCGGGCGCGGCGGGCCGGCCGGGCCAGGCGAGCGGGACGGAGCGTCCGGGCGAGCCGGGTGGCATGTCGAGCGAAGGCGGCGATGACGTCACGTCCGGCAACGGCAGCGATGGCGGTGCGGGCGGCAACAGCGGCACCCGCAGCGACGACAGCGGCGGCGGTGACAACAGCGCCCGCAGTGGCGGTGATGACGGCAGCGATACCGGTGACGACAGCGACGACCGGGCCGATGTGCGGATCGATCCCATCGGGGTGCTGGCCGAGGCCGCCGGTTACGACGATGCCGAGCGCTGGTGGGAGGACGTGGTCGAGCACCGTGGCGCGAGGAGGCCCGGCGCGGACGCGCTGGCGCCGTTCGCCGCGCTGGCCGAGGCGATGGGGGAGCTGCGTGCGGTGTACGGCGAGGGCGGTCATGACCGTGACCCGGTGCGCGAGGCCCATATGCGGCTCCGGATCCGGGCCGCGCGGCGGGAGTTCGGGGACCGTATCGCCGTGGTGTGCGGAGCATGGCATGTGCCCGCGCTGGCCCGCCGCAGCACCGTGACCGCCGACCGTCGGCTGCTCAAGGGCCTGCCGAAGGTGAAGGCCACGGTGACCTGGGTGCCGTGGACGCACCGGCGGCTCGCCCGCCGCAGCGGCTACGGCGCGGGTATCTCCTCGCCGGGTTGGTACGGCCATCTCTTCAGCGCCCCCGACCGACCCATCGAGCGCTGGATGACCAAGGTGGCCGGGCTGCTCCGGGAGGAGGACTACGCCGTCTCGTCGGCGCATGTCATCGAAGCGGTGCGACTCGCCGAGGGGCTGGCCACGATGCGCGGCCGCCCACTGGCCGGGCTGGCGGAGGTCGATGACGCGGTCCGCGCCGTCATGGGGGACGGCTCCGACGCGCCGTCCTCGCTGATCCATGACCGGCTGGTGGTCGGGGAGGTGCTGGGTGAGGTGCCGGAGGACGCTCCCGCGGTGCCGCTGCGGCGCGATATCGCCCGCGGCCAGCGGGCGCTGCGGCTCAAGCCGGAAGCGGCGGAGCGGGAGGTGGAACTCGATCTCCGCAAGGAGCCGGACGCCGCGCGCAGCCGCCTGCTGCACCGGCTGCGTCTGCTCGGCATCCCCTGGGGTGAGCCGGCCCGCTCCCGCGGCAGCACCGGCACCTTTCGGGAGACCTGGCGGCTGTGCTGGGAGCCCGAGCTGTCGGTGCGGGTCGCGGAGGCCGGTATCTGGGGCACGACCGTGCTCTCCGCCGCCACCGCCAAGGCCGCGTCCGACGCCACGGGCGCGGGCGCGCTGGCCGAGGTGACGGCGCTCGCCGAGCGCTGTCTGCTCGCCGAACTGCCCGATGCCCTCCCGGTGGTGATGCGGGCGCTGTCCGACCGCGCGGCGGTGGACGCGGATGTGGGCCATCTCGCCCAGGCGCTGCCCGCCCTGGTGCGGTCCGTGCGGTACGGCGATGTACGGGGCACGGACGGCGCGGCGCTCCGCGAGGTGGCGACGGGCCTGGCCGAGCGGGTCTTCGTCGGACTGCCGCCGGCCTGCGTCGGCCTGGACGACGAGGGCGCCACGGAGATGCGCGGCCATCTCGACGCCACCCACCAGGCCGTCGGTCTCCTGGGCCAGCTCACGACCGAGGACGGGACCGGGGACGGACGCGGGAACGGTAAAGGCACGGACACGGAGACGGCGGCTCTGCGGACGCGCTGGGCCGGGGTGCTGCGAGCCGTCAGCGGACGGGACACCGTAGCGGGGCTGATCCGGGGCCGGGCAGCCCGACTGCTGCTGGACGACGGACAGTTGGGCGAGGGCGGAGCGGAGCGGCTCATGGGGCTCGCCCTCTCGCCGGGCACCCCGCCAGGGGACGCGGCCGGCTGGATCGAGGGGTTCGTCGGCGGCGGGGAGGGCGGCGGGATGCTGCTGGTCCATGACGATCGGCTGCTGGCGCTGGTGGACGGGTGGCTCACGACGGTGCCGGCCACCGCGTTCACGGACGTACTGCCGCTGCTGCGCCGAACCTTCTCGGAGTACGAACCGGGCGTGCGGCGCACACTCGGCGAGCTGGTTCGGCGCGGGCCGGCCACGGCATCCCGCCGCCCGGCCGGTGACGGCGAGGAGGCGGCGGCGCCCGGCTTCGGCCCCGGCCTGGACCGCGACCGCGCCGCAGCCGTACTCCCCACCCTGCGCCTCCTGTTGGGTATCGGCACCGGACAGGAGGACGGATCCGAGGACAGGACTGAGGACGGATCCGAGGACGGGACCAAGGAGGGAACCGCAGCCCCGAACGTCCTCGAAAGCGAGCCCCGGAGCGACACCACCCGGA
- a CDS encoding SWIM zinc finger family protein: MNPQGERWTTDQVLALAPDEASRKAGGKLAAPGPWSETGADDGAVWGLCEGSGKRPYQAVVDIKGTVFTCSCPSRKFPCKHALGLLLLWADGDGAVAVGEPPHWAGEWLAGRRERAERSGRTPSGGAVSSRTPANPEAAKRRTERRMQRIAAGATELEQRLEDLLHSGLAAADGGGGGTSRLSGAESGGGSWDETAARMVDAQAPGLASRVRELGSVMASGPEWPARLLEECALLHLLDQGFLGIERLPAPLAATVRSRVGLTTEAAELLTGPDAATVRDRWLVLAQQDSDDGRLTTRRIFLRGERTGRMALHLSFGAGNRALDPTLPPGLLLDADLAYYPGARPLRAALGERHAPATPGPVPPGIGIDAALAAYGDALRDDPWLDSWPVVLTDVTPIPGHDGEGWQLADADGESALPLDPRSPGRTGLWQLAAISGGAPVTVFGECGHRGFLPLTVWDPTPVSL, encoded by the coding sequence ATGAATCCGCAGGGGGAACGCTGGACGACGGATCAGGTGCTCGCACTGGCACCTGACGAGGCATCACGCAAGGCGGGCGGCAAGCTCGCGGCGCCCGGCCCATGGTCGGAGACGGGCGCGGATGACGGCGCGGTGTGGGGGCTGTGCGAGGGCAGCGGAAAGAGGCCGTATCAAGCGGTGGTCGACATCAAGGGGACCGTCTTCACGTGCAGTTGCCCCAGCCGAAAGTTCCCGTGCAAGCACGCGCTGGGGCTGCTCTTGCTCTGGGCCGACGGCGATGGCGCGGTGGCGGTCGGGGAGCCTCCGCACTGGGCGGGCGAGTGGCTGGCCGGCCGCCGCGAGCGCGCGGAGCGGTCCGGGCGTACGCCTTCGGGAGGCGCCGTGTCGTCGCGCACGCCGGCCAACCCGGAGGCCGCCAAGCGGCGGACGGAGCGGCGAATGCAGCGCATCGCCGCCGGCGCCACGGAGCTGGAGCAGCGCCTTGAGGATCTGCTGCACTCGGGGCTGGCCGCGGCCGACGGGGGAGGTGGGGGCACCTCCCGCTTGAGCGGAGCCGAGAGCGGGGGAGGCTCCTGGGACGAGACCGCCGCGCGAATGGTCGACGCGCAAGCCCCCGGACTCGCCTCCCGGGTACGCGAGTTGGGATCGGTCATGGCCTCCGGTCCGGAGTGGCCCGCCCGGCTGCTGGAGGAATGCGCGCTGCTCCATCTCCTCGATCAGGGCTTCCTCGGCATCGAGCGGCTCCCGGCCCCGCTCGCGGCGACGGTCCGCTCCCGCGTCGGACTGACCACGGAGGCCGCGGAACTGCTGACCGGCCCCGATGCGGCGACGGTCCGGGACCGCTGGCTGGTGCTCGCCCAGCAGGACAGCGACGACGGCAGGTTGACCACCCGCAGGATCTTCCTGCGGGGAGAGCGGACCGGCCGGATGGCGCTGCATCTCTCCTTCGGCGCCGGCAACCGCGCGCTGGACCCGACCCTGCCGCCCGGCCTGCTCCTCGACGCGGACCTCGCCTACTACCCGGGCGCCCGCCCGCTGCGCGCAGCCCTGGGCGAGCGGCACGCGCCCGCGACCCCGGGACCGGTCCCCCCGGGCATCGGTATCGACGCCGCCCTGGCCGCCTACGGGGACGCACTGCGCGACGACCCCTGGCTGGATTCCTGGCCGGTGGTGCTCACCGATGTCACACCGATACCGGGCCACGACGGCGAGGGGTGGCAACTGGCCGACGCCGACGGGGAGTCCGCGCTCCCCCTGGACCCGCGTTCCCCGGGCCGTACGGGCCTGTGGCAGCTGGCCGCCATATCGGGTGGCGCCCCCGTCACGGTCTTCGGCGAATGCGGCCACCGCGGCTTCCTTCCCCTGACCGTCTGGGACCCCACCCCGGTCTCCCTGTGA
- a CDS encoding DUF5691 domain-containing protein codes for MTSPTTTAITTTSTAATVTTTTPTTTTPDTTTPTSTTSATATSTTAVPTATTRTASATASWSDLVSAALLGTKRRTPPVTARAGQGVAAALLDAAAVSTVRRRAALRPAPARERTAPAPADPRPPLPPAARRRLSLLLADRGGTAGGSRRGTAPDLTELLPQWLAAAGERGYRAPEALLPALLDAARARTDLRPAALALAGPRALWLARLNGDWKFALRGIGSPTAVPDSDDPGSVRRRWEEGLFAERVQLLTTLRRRDPQAGLRLVRGTWTTERAEDRLMFLDSLREGLSAADEPFLERALSDRSRNVRATAAELLSALPGSALAGRMAERARSCVGPDHIPGAEGPTINVEAPHECDAGMQRDGVTTTPPTGRGERSWWLGQLVEAAPLDGWIERFGGRAPAAIVALPVADDWRTELHDAWCRAAVRQRDADWARALLGVPAAPARSAEVAPVGSTRDLAKLLTVLPEDERAGWVAEFIAAHGLSDAFRMLGVCAVPWAEPLGRSVVDALDIARDAGSYPWSFSGVMGLAERCLDPAAADRLDMLTAVTDEPEGASPGSGGYWSEAFQRLVGTLRLRATMYAELSRPEDPASGTGPDADRTAGPDPATETAPDAPRSSASDRTAP; via the coding sequence ATGACCAGCCCCACGACAACCGCGATCACCACCACGAGCACGGCAGCGACTGTCACGACGACAACACCCACCACAACAACACCTGACACGACAACACCCACCTCGACGACGTCCGCAACGGCGACGTCCACAACGGCCGTGCCCACAGCGACAACTCGCACGGCCTCGGCCACCGCGAGCTGGTCCGACCTGGTCAGCGCCGCGTTGCTCGGAACCAAGCGGCGCACGCCGCCGGTGACGGCACGGGCCGGGCAGGGCGTCGCGGCCGCCCTGCTGGACGCGGCCGCGGTGAGCACGGTCCGCCGTCGCGCCGCGCTGCGCCCTGCACCGGCCCGCGAGCGGACGGCCCCGGCCCCCGCCGACCCGCGGCCACCGCTGCCGCCCGCCGCGCGGCGCCGGCTGTCGCTGCTGCTCGCCGACCGCGGCGGCACGGCCGGGGGAAGCCGCCGCGGCACGGCCCCCGACCTCACCGAACTCCTGCCCCAGTGGCTCGCCGCGGCCGGCGAGCGCGGCTATCGCGCTCCCGAGGCGCTGCTGCCCGCGCTGCTCGACGCCGCCCGCGCCCGGACGGACCTGCGGCCCGCCGCGCTCGCCCTGGCGGGCCCCCGCGCACTGTGGCTGGCCCGGCTCAACGGCGACTGGAAGTTCGCGCTCCGCGGTATCGGAAGCCCGACGGCGGTGCCCGATTCCGACGACCCCGGGAGCGTCCGGCGCCGGTGGGAGGAGGGCCTGTTCGCGGAGCGGGTCCAGCTGCTGACGACGCTGCGCCGCCGCGACCCGCAGGCCGGTCTCCGACTGGTCCGCGGCACCTGGACCACCGAGCGCGCCGAGGACCGTCTGATGTTCCTCGACTCGCTCCGCGAGGGCCTCTCGGCGGCCGACGAGCCGTTCCTGGAGCGGGCGCTGTCCGACCGCAGCCGCAACGTCCGCGCCACGGCCGCCGAGCTGCTCTCCGCGCTCCCCGGCTCCGCGCTCGCGGGCCGGATGGCCGAGCGCGCCCGTAGCTGCGTCGGTCCGGACCACATCCCCGGGGCGGAGGGTCCGACGATCAACGTCGAGGCACCGCACGAGTGCGATGCGGGGATGCAGCGGGACGGTGTGACGACCACACCACCGACCGGGCGGGGCGAACGATCATGGTGGCTCGGCCAGTTGGTGGAGGCGGCGCCGCTGGACGGCTGGATCGAACGGTTCGGGGGCCGTGCCCCGGCGGCCATCGTCGCCCTGCCGGTGGCCGACGACTGGCGCACGGAGCTGCACGACGCCTGGTGCCGCGCCGCCGTGCGCCAGCGGGACGCCGACTGGGCCCGCGCCCTGCTGGGCGTGCCCGCCGCACCGGCGCGGTCCGCCGAGGTCGCACCGGTCGGCTCGACGAGGGACCTGGCGAAGCTGCTGACCGTCCTCCCGGAGGACGAACGGGCCGGGTGGGTGGCGGAGTTCATCGCCGCACACGGCCTGTCGGACGCCTTCCGGATGCTCGGCGTCTGCGCCGTCCCCTGGGCCGAGCCGCTGGGCCGGTCGGTCGTCGACGCCCTGGACATCGCACGGGACGCGGGCAGCTACCCCTGGAGCTTCAGCGGGGTGATGGGCCTGGCCGAACGCTGTCTGGACCCGGCCGCGGCGGACCGTCTCGACATGCTCACCGCGGTCACGGACGAGCCGGAGGGCGCCTCACCGGGCTCCGGCGGCTACTGGTCCGAGGCATTCCAGCGTCTGGTCGGCACCCTCCGCCTGCGCGCCACCATGTACGCGGAGCTCAGCCGACCCGAAGATCCCGCAAGCGGAACCGGCCCCGACGCCGATCGCACCGCCGGCCCGGACCCCGCCACCGAGACCGCTCCCGACGCCCCTCGCTCATCCGCCTCCGACCGGACCGCTCCATGA
- a CDS encoding cobalamin B12-binding domain-containing protein, with amino-acid sequence MGVARHDGAQAESQAAAGRSGPIRVVVAKPGLDGHDRGAKVIARALRDAGMEVIYTGLHQTPEQIVDTAIQEDADAIGLSILSGAHNTLFAKVIALLEERDAADIKVFGGGIIPEADIAPLKAQGVAEIFTPGATTASIVEWVNANVRQLTV; translated from the coding sequence ATGGGTGTGGCTCGGCATGACGGAGCGCAAGCGGAGAGCCAGGCCGCGGCGGGCAGGTCGGGGCCGATCCGGGTCGTGGTCGCCAAGCCCGGTCTCGACGGGCATGACCGGGGCGCCAAGGTCATCGCAAGGGCGCTGCGGGACGCCGGTATGGAGGTGATCTACACCGGGCTGCACCAGACGCCGGAGCAGATCGTCGACACCGCCATCCAGGAGGACGCGGACGCCATCGGGTTGTCCATCCTCTCCGGCGCCCACAACACCCTCTTCGCGAAGGTGATCGCCCTGCTGGAGGAGCGCGACGCCGCGGACATCAAGGTCTTCGGGGGCGGCATCATCCCCGAGGCGGACATCGCGCCGCTCAAGGCGCAGGGCGTCGCCGAGATCTTCACGCCGGGCGCGACGACCGCCTCGATCGTGGAGTGGGTCAACGCGAATGTGCGGCAACTGACGGTCTGA
- a CDS encoding ATP-binding protein, protein MSENSIRTTDDKTREGGAGEALRPHAEDTFAHELKALAAADDRPRPERWHLSPWAVATYLLGGTLADGTVITPKYVGPRRVVEVAVTTLATDRALLLLGVPGTAKTWVSEHLAAAVSGDSTLLVQGTAGTPEEAIRYGWNYAQLLANGPSREALVPSPVMRAMARGMTARIEELTRIPADVQDTLITVLSEKTLPIPELGQEVQAVRGFNLIATANDRDRGVNELSSALRRRFNTVVLPLPATPDEEVDIVSRRVEQIGRSLDLPAAPEGMDEIRRVVTVFRELRNGMTADGRTKLKSPSGTLSTAEAISVVTNGLALATHFGDGVLRSGDVAAGILGAVVRDPAADRVVWQEYLETVVRERDGWKDFYRACREVSA, encoded by the coding sequence ATGTCGGAGAACAGCATCAGGACGACGGATGACAAGACGCGGGAGGGCGGGGCCGGCGAGGCGCTGCGGCCGCATGCGGAGGACACCTTCGCGCACGAACTGAAGGCCCTCGCCGCCGCGGACGACCGGCCGCGCCCGGAGCGCTGGCACCTCTCGCCCTGGGCGGTGGCGACCTATCTGCTCGGGGGCACACTCGCGGACGGCACCGTCATCACACCCAAATACGTCGGCCCGCGACGGGTCGTCGAGGTCGCCGTGACGACCCTTGCGACGGACCGCGCGCTGCTGCTGCTCGGAGTACCGGGCACCGCCAAGACATGGGTGTCCGAGCATCTCGCGGCGGCGGTCAGCGGCGACTCCACGCTGCTGGTGCAGGGCACGGCCGGCACGCCCGAAGAGGCGATCCGCTACGGCTGGAACTACGCCCAGCTGCTGGCGAACGGCCCCAGCCGGGAGGCCCTGGTGCCCAGCCCGGTGATGCGCGCGATGGCGCGGGGCATGACCGCACGGATCGAGGAGCTGACCCGCATTCCGGCCGATGTCCAGGACACCCTCATCACCGTCCTGTCGGAAAAGACCCTGCCCATCCCGGAGTTGGGGCAGGAGGTGCAGGCCGTCCGCGGTTTCAACCTGATCGCCACGGCCAACGACCGTGACCGTGGGGTCAATGAGCTCTCCAGCGCGCTGCGCCGCCGCTTCAACACCGTCGTCCTGCCGCTGCCCGCGACACCGGACGAAGAAGTGGACATCGTCTCGCGCCGGGTCGAGCAGATCGGCAGGTCGCTGGATCTGCCGGCCGCACCCGAGGGGATGGACGAGATCCGCCGGGTCGTCACGGTCTTCCGTGAGCTGCGGAACGGCATGACGGCCGACGGCCGGACCAAGCTCAAGTCGCCGTCCGGCACGCTCTCCACGGCCGAGGCCATCTCGGTGGTGACGAACGGGCTGGCACTGGCCACCCACTTCGGGGACGGCGTGCTGCGCTCCGGGGACGTGGCGGCGGGCATCCTGGGCGCGGTCGTCCGTGACCCGGCCGCGGACCGTGTCGTCTGGCAGGAGTACCTGGAGACGGTCGTGCGCGAGCGCGACGGCTGGAAGGACTTCTACCGCGCCTGCCGCGAGGTGTCGGCATGA
- a CDS encoding M23 family metallopeptidase: MNDRHPSGAQPSTAPASDASYAHYPPYGSYGQQPSSSGYAEYGDGDPLFGSLPGSYETGQYDTGTYGIDAYGTGAYGTGTYDTGTYSSDATGGYATGAYDTGSYPTGDVYATGQYGTGGYDTGAYDTGSYATTGTQQSEPAYDPYSHTAYETPGYQEATHQETSYETGSYEALGLLAHGSDDGYAGGAYDTGSYATGTYETGSYPASTQETISTYEAAGTYDTSGGFDTAGYQATADQETTDYEATAVWPAADQGLMASIPAQAGSPPIDSDPTADDARADEAPADGAPTDDDASVADAMTQAMPVATVGKRVSGPAAGKAVRGRGRRRPAKRSALLTVAVPSVAAMGVCAVAAASVSGFTGDDKDESTTQAAPDPSAVKPAVANSKLDTQLVGLSRGADDFRDRASRTQERIDLKERQALERKRKVKEAARKEAMRPKFMLPVKEHGLSALFGQAGVNWMSVHTGIDFPVSYGTPVMAATDGTVRTQWNSAYGNMAIVTAPDGTETWYCHLSSTKIRSGSVKAGDTIAYSGNSGNSTGPHLHFEVRPGGDSAIDPLSWLRSHGLDPN; encoded by the coding sequence GTGAACGACCGTCACCCGTCGGGGGCTCAGCCTTCGACCGCCCCCGCTTCCGACGCCTCGTATGCGCACTACCCGCCCTACGGCTCCTACGGGCAGCAGCCCTCCTCGTCCGGCTACGCCGAATACGGCGACGGCGACCCCCTCTTCGGCTCGCTCCCCGGGTCGTACGAAACAGGCCAGTACGACACCGGTACCTACGGCATCGACGCATACGGCACGGGCGCCTACGGGACCGGTACGTATGACACCGGGACCTACAGCTCGGACGCGACGGGCGGCTATGCCACCGGCGCGTACGACACGGGCAGTTACCCCACCGGAGACGTCTACGCCACAGGCCAGTACGGAACCGGCGGCTACGACACCGGCGCGTATGACACCGGCTCCTACGCCACCACCGGCACACAGCAGTCCGAGCCGGCCTACGACCCGTACTCCCACACCGCGTACGAGACTCCCGGGTACCAAGAGGCCACGCACCAGGAGACCTCGTACGAAACCGGCAGCTACGAAGCGCTCGGGCTGCTCGCCCACGGCAGCGACGACGGCTACGCGGGCGGCGCGTACGACACCGGGAGCTATGCCACCGGCACGTACGAAACCGGCAGTTATCCGGCCAGTACACAGGAAACGATCAGCACGTACGAAGCCGCCGGGACATACGACACCTCTGGCGGATTCGACACCGCCGGGTATCAGGCCACCGCGGACCAGGAGACCACCGACTACGAAGCCACCGCCGTGTGGCCCGCCGCCGACCAGGGGCTGATGGCGAGCATCCCGGCGCAGGCCGGGTCGCCGCCGATCGACAGCGACCCCACCGCCGATGACGCACGCGCCGACGAGGCACCGGCCGATGGCGCGCCTACCGATGACGACGCCTCGGTGGCCGATGCGATGACCCAGGCGATGCCGGTCGCCACGGTCGGCAAGCGGGTCTCCGGACCGGCCGCCGGAAAGGCCGTCCGCGGCCGTGGCCGCCGCCGGCCGGCCAAGCGCTCGGCGCTGCTGACCGTCGCCGTTCCCTCGGTGGCCGCCATGGGTGTGTGTGCCGTGGCCGCCGCCTCCGTCTCCGGGTTCACGGGGGACGACAAGGACGAGTCGACCACCCAGGCCGCCCCGGACCCGTCGGCGGTCAAACCGGCGGTGGCCAACAGCAAGCTCGACACCCAACTCGTCGGTCTCAGCAGGGGCGCCGACGACTTCCGCGACCGGGCCAGCCGCACCCAGGAGCGGATCGATCTCAAGGAGCGGCAGGCGCTGGAGCGGAAGCGCAAGGTGAAGGAGGCGGCCCGCAAGGAGGCCATGCGCCCCAAGTTCATGCTGCCGGTCAAGGAGCACGGGCTGAGCGCGCTCTTCGGCCAGGCCGGTGTCAACTGGATGTCCGTGCACACCGGGATCGACTTCCCGGTCAGCTATGGCACGCCCGTCATGGCCGCCACCGACGGCACCGTACGCACTCAGTGGAACTCCGCCTACGGCAATATGGCGATCGTGACGGCACCCGACGGCACCGAGACGTGGTACTGCCACCTCAGCAGCACCAAGATCCGCTCGGGATCGGTCAAGGCCGGTGACACCATTGCCTATTCGGGCAACTCGGGTAATTCCACCGGCCCGCATCTGCACTTCGAGGTGCGCCCCGGCGGCGACTCGGCCATAGACCCGCTGTCGTGGTTGCGCAGCCACGGCCTCGACCCGAACTGA